The window AATGATTACAACCTTGAAATTCATCCGCGGAGATTCGATGGTAACAGGTGCAGGGGACAGGGAACAGGTTGTAGGACGCAGGAAAACAAGCGATTAGCGTCGGCGTCTTTCCTGTTCCCTCTCCCCTGTCCCCTCTAACCGCTCCGGAGCTATCGTCTTCACCTTCACCGTCTTTGCCGGAATTCCAGCGACTACGTTGAACGGAGGCACGTCTTTCGTTGCCACGCCCATAGCGCCGACCAGTCCATGCTCACCGACTTTGACTCCGCTCATTACGGTGGCGTGATAGGTGATGCGAGCTCTCGGACCGATCTCTGTCTTCTGGTTGGTGATGATCATGGAGTCATTGAGGTCGTGCTCGTGGGAGTAGACGTTGGCGTAGTCGGAGACCGAGCTGCCTTCGTGAATGATGAGTTCGCCGCGATCATCGAGCAGAACATACTTATGGATGACGCAGTTGTCTTCGATAGTAAGGTTGTAGCCGAATGATACCTCGATTCCGTGGAACAGCTTCACGTTCTTCCCAATGTGTTTGAGCACATGGCGGGCGATCATGTAGCGCATGCGGTATCCCAGCCAGTGATTCAGACCTAGAGGCGACCGGTCAAACATCATCCAAAGCCAGATCAGTGGCTTGCGCGGCTCATATTTTTTCGCGTCGATGTCCCCGTAATACTCGGGTTCTAGCGTGACGTTGCGCGGATCGAACGAATGAGCAACTGCTCGACTCGCAAGCTGCGAGGTCACCGAAGCGTTATCGTACGGCTCGTTTTCGTCTGCGAGCGCGTAAGGCCGACCGAGGTAAATCTGATGTAGGGCATCGCGCACGACCTCGCTACGATGTGTCGGATTGGGATTGTCGAATTCTTTATCGAGATGATCGATGAAAGCGAGAAAGCTCTTCTCGGCGTCGGGATGAAGCGTGCGGTATTCGTAGCGCGGCATGCAGTTTCGAGAGGGAACCCAAAAATTCTACAAGACAACGTGGAGCCGGGCGCCTCCGCCCGGGTGTTTGGGTGGAATTTCGCGATTGTGGGATTCGGCTGCTGAAGGGGCAAAACATTCACGCAGTTGGCGACCTTTCCAACACCAGGCTGAAGGCAGCCGGCTCCACGCTAGCTTCGCTTTCCCGAAGTGAACTCCGCCAACTTTTTCAGCTTCTCCCGTGCGGCGCCTGAATCCAGAGACTCCGCCGCAATCGGCATTGCCGAAGCAATCGAGTCTGCACGACCTGCAACCACCAGAGCCGCCGCAGCATTCAATAACACTACGTCGCGCCGGGCAGATTTTTCCCCAGCGACGATGTTCCGAATGATCTCGGCGTTCGCTTTCGTGTCCCCGCCCTGAATTTCCGAAATGGGAGCGCTACGCAGCCCGAACTCCTCAGGGGAGATTTCGTACTCGCGAATCTCGCCATTGCGGACTTCAGCGATGTGAGTCGGGCCGGTAATCGTGATCTCGTCGAGCCCGTCTGTCCCGTGTACAACCAGAGCGCGCTTTAGACCAAGCATTTGCAGTGCGCGTGCGAGCTTTTCGACCAGCGCAGATGAATAAACTCCAACGACCTGCGCCGAAGCGTTCGCTGGATTGCACAGCGGCCCAAGAAGATTAAAAACTGTGCGCAAGCGTAGTTCGCGTCGCGCGGGTTGGACGTACTTCATTGCCGAATGCATGGAGGGCGCAAAGAGAAATGCAATGCCAACTGCGTCCAGGCATTCAGCGACCCGCGCGGGCGG of the Terriglobales bacterium genome contains:
- a CDS encoding acyltransferase, with product MPRYEYRTLHPDAEKSFLAFIDHLDKEFDNPNPTHRSEVVRDALHQIYLGRPYALADENEPYDNASVTSQLASRAVAHSFDPRNVTLEPEYYGDIDAKKYEPRKPLIWLWMMFDRSPLGLNHWLGYRMRYMIARHVLKHIGKNVKLFHGIEVSFGYNLTIEDNCVIHKYVLLDDRGELIIHEGSSVSDYANVYSHEHDLNDSMIITNQKTEIGPRARITYHATVMSGVKVGEHGLVGAMGVATKDVPPFNVVAGIPAKTVKVKTIAPERLEGTGEREQERRRR
- the trpD gene encoding anthranilate phosphoribosyltransferase — protein: MIIEALHQVANHRESLSRDAARDVMSEILSGGATDAQIAALLVALHMKGETVEEIVGFAEAIRKASAPLALRDSALDVSGTERDALVDTCGTGGDASGTFNISTATALAVAGAGVRVAKHGNRSVSSRCGSADVVEALGINITLPPARVAECLDAVGIAFLFAPSMHSAMKYVQPARRELRLRTVFNLLGPLCNPANASAQVVGVYSSALVEKLARALQMLGLKRALVVHGTDGLDEITITGPTHIAEVRNGEIREYEISPEEFGLRSAPISEIQGGDTKANAEIIRNIVAGEKSARRDVVLLNAAAALVVAGRADSIASAMPIAAESLDSGAAREKLKKLAEFTSGKRS